The following is a genomic window from Candidatus Sericytochromatia bacterium.
ACCCGCAGACCGCCCACCAGCACGGTGGTTTCGGGAACCGTCAGGGAGAGCGTGTCGGCCTTGTCCACCAGCATCTCGGCCGGCGACAGGCGGCTGTCCTTGGTGTAGTAGTTGCGGAAGCCGTCCGCCGTGGGCTTCAGGTAGGCGAAGGTGCGCACGTCCGTCTGGGTTTGGACCGCGTCCCCGCGACCGGGCTTGAAGGGCACCTGGACCGTCACGCCGCCCTTCTTGGCGGCCTGTTCGATCGCCGTGGCCCCGCCCAGCACCACCATGTCGGCCATGGAGATCTGCTGCTTGCCGGCGTGGGCCTTGTTGAAGGCGCTCTGGATGCTCTCCAGGCGCTTCAGCACGGTGGCCAGCTCCTGCGGGTCGTTGACCTCCCAGCCGCGCTGCGGATCGAGCCGCACCCGACCCCCGTTGGCGCCGCCGCGGAAGTCGGTGTCGCGGAAGGTCGAGGCCGAGGCCCAGGCCGCCTTGACCAGCTGGGCGGTGGTCAGGCCCGACTTCAGGATCTTGGCCTTCAACTGGGCCACGTCCTGCGCCGTCACCAGCGGGTGCTTCACGGCCGGCACCGGGTCCTGCCAGTTCAGCACTTCCTTGGGCGCTTCGGGGCCCAGGTAGCGGGTGCGCGGCCCCATGTCGCGGTGCGTCAGCTTGAACCAGGCCTTGGCGAAGGCCAGTTCGAAGGCCTTCGGATCCTTCTGGAAGCGCTGGGCGATCACGCGGTAGCTGGGGTCCTCCTTCAGGGCCAGGTCCGTGGTCAGCATGACCGGGGCATGGCGCCGGTTGGCCACGTGGGCGTCCGGCACCGTGCCGGCCGCCTGGCCGTTGGCCGGAATCCACTGCAGCGCGCCGGCCGGGCTGCGCGTCTTGACCCAGTCGAAACCGAACAGGTTGTTCAGGTACATCATCGTGAACTGGGTCGGGGCGGCCGTCCAGGCGCCTTCCAGGCCGCTGGTGACGGTGTCTTCGGCGTTGCCCTTGCCACGCCGGTTGTGCCAGCCGAAGCCCTGCGCCTCGACCGGCGCGGCGGCCGGTTCAGGGCCGACGTTGCCGGCCGGGGCATGCGCGCCGTGGGCCTTGCCGAAGGTGTGGCCGCCCGCAATCAGCGCCACCGTTTCCTCGTCGTTCATGGCCATCCGGCCGAAGGTTTCGCGGATGTCCCGGGCCGCCGACAGCGGGTCGCCGTTGCCGTTGGGGCCTTCCGGGTTCACGTAGATCAGGCCCATCTGGACCGCGCCGAGCGGCTTTTCGAGCTGGCGATCGCCCTTGTGGCGCTGGTCCGCCAGGAACTCCTTCTCGGGGCCCCAGTACACCATGTCGGGTTCCCACTGGTCGATCCGGCCCCCGGCGAAGCCGAAGGTCTTGAAGCCCATCGACTCCATCGCCACGTTGCCCGTCAGCACCATCAGGTCGGCCCAGCTGATCTTGCGGCCGTACTTCTGCTTGATCGGCCAGAGCAAGCGGCGCGCCTTGTCCAGGTTGGTGTTGTCGGGCCAGCTGTTCTGGGCCTCGAAGCGCAGCTGGCCGCCGTCGGCGCCGCCACGCCCGTCCCCGCTGCGGTAGGTGCCGGCCGCGTGCCAGGCCATGCGCACGAAGAACGGGCCATAGTGGCCGTAGTCGGCCGGCCACCAGTCCTGCGAGCGGGTCATCAGCGCACGCAGATCCTTTTTCACGGCCGCGAGGTCGAGGCTCTTGAACTCCTTGGCGTAATCGAAATTTTCTCCCAGCGGGTTCGACTCGGCCGAATGCTGACGCAAGGGCGCCAGATCCAGGCGTTCAGGCCACCAGTCCTGCACCGTCATGGTGCGGGCCAGGGCCGGGGGCGTCAGCGCCAGCGGGCTGACCGTGCCGGCCAGAATGGCCACTGCCAACAGCGTTCGTCTGACCATCGAATGATTCCTCCTCTTCACTTCCGTGGTTTACCACAGCCTGGTTGGATCCACACCGTTGTGGGTGCCAGATTGGTTGCGCGGAAAGGCCCACGCCGGCGAGGGCGTCACGACGCCTGCGGCAGCGAGGTCCGGATCAGATGGTCGAAGGCCGACAGGCTGGCCTTGGTGCCCTCGCCCATCGCGATGATGATCTGCTTGTAGGGCACGGTGGTGCAGTCCCCGGCCGCGAACACGCCGGGGACGGAGGTCTGCCCGCGGGCATCCACCTCGATCTCCCCGTGGCGACTCAACTGCAGCGTGTCCTTCAGCCAGGCCGTGTTGGGCACCAGGCCAATCTGCACGAACACGCCTTCAAGCTCCAAGCGGTGGCTCACCCCCTGGCTGCGGTCGGTGTAGACCAGCCCCGTCACGCGCTGGCCATCACCCACCACCTCGGTCGTCTGGGCGTTGAGCAACACGGTCACATTGGGCAGGCTGTGCAGCTTTTGCTGCAGCACCGCGTCGGCCCGCAGCGCCTCGCCGAATTCTAGCAGGGTCACGTGGGCCACGAGGCCGGCCAGATCGATCGCCGCCTCCACCCCAGAGTTACCGCCCCCCACCACGGCCACCCGCTTGCCCTGGAAGACCGGGCCATCGCAGTGGGGGCAGAAGGTCACGCCCTTGGTGCGATAGGTGCTCTCGCCCGGCACTTGCAATTCGCGCCAGCGCGCCCCGGTGGCCAGAATCACCGTTTTGGCGCGCAGGGCCGCGCCACTGGCCAGACGCACCGTGTGCAGCCCTTGACCGGGTTCCAGGGCCTCGGCGCGCTGGGCCGTGAAGACCGGCACGTCGTAGGTGCGGACGTGCTCTTCCAGCGAGCGGGCCAGGCGCTCGCCTTCGGTGTGCTTGACCGAGATGAAATTTTCGATGCCGACCGTGTCGAGCAACTGCCCGCCGAAGCGGTCGGCCACCACCCCGGTGCGAATCCCCTTGCGGGCCGCATAGATGGCGGCAGCGGCGCCGGCCGGACCGCCACCCACCACCAGCACGTCGAAGGGGGCTTCCTGCGACAGCCGGGCGGCTTCCTGCTCCGCGGCGCCGCCGTCCAGCTTGTCGAGGATTTCTTCCAGGGAGGTACGCCCCTGACTGAAGGGCTGCCCGTTCAGGAACACCGCCGGCACGCCCATGATGTCGCGGGCTGCCACCTCCTCGCGGTGCAGGCCGCCGTCGACCATGGTCACCTGGATCTCCGGGTTCAGGGCCGCCATCGTGTTGAGCGCCTGCACCACGTCGGGACAATTGTGGCAGGACAGCGCGATGAACACCTCAAATTGCTTGGGCCCGGCCAGCCTCTGGATGCGCGCCACCTGGTCGTCGCTTAGCTTGGGCGGGTGGCCCCCGGTGTGCAGCAGGGCCAGCACCAGCGAGGTGAATTCGTGTCCAGTGGGCAGGCCCGCAAAGTGGATGCGCGGGGCCTCGCCGGGGCGGGCCACCGAGAAACCCGGCTGCCGCACTGCGCCCGTCTGCTCGCGCCAGCTCACCTGAGGGGAGAGGCCGGCGATGGTGGTCAGCATCGCCCGCAATTCCTGAGCCGTGGCGCTGTCATCCAGCGCGGCGAGCAATTCGATCGGGTGACGCAGCTTTTCCAGGTAGGCCGCGAGTTGGGCCTGCAGGGCGGCATCCAGCATGACGGGACCTCCTTCCGGTCTCGTGCGGACGGCGGTCGGCCTCCCGGCAGGCTGCCGGGAGGCCGGCGGGTCGTCAGATCTTGCCAACCAGGTCGAGCGAGGGCGCCAGCGTGGCCTGGCCTTCCTGCCACTTGGCGGGGCAGACCTCGCCCGGATGCGAGGCGACGTACTGCGCCGCCTTGATCTTGCGCAGCAGCTCACCGGCATCGCGGCCGACGCCGCCCGCGCTGATCTCGACCATCTGGATCTTGCCCGCGGGGTCGATCACGAAGGTGCCGCGCTCGGCCAGCCCGGCCTCCTCGATCATGACGCCGAAGTTGCGCGTGATCGTGCCGGTCGGGTCACCGACCAGCGGATACTTGATCTTGCGGATGGTTTCCGAGGCGTCGTGCCAGGCCTTGTGCGTGAAATGGGTGTCGGTCGAGACGCCGTAGATCTCCACGCCCAGCTTCTGGAACTCGGCATAGCGGTCGGCCAGGTCGCCCAGCTCGGTGGGGCAGACGAAGGTGAAGTCGGCGGGATAGAAGAACACCACCGACCACTTGCCCTTCAGGTTGGCTTCCGTCACCTCGACGAAGGCGCCGTTGTGATAGGCCTGCGCCCGGAAGGGCAACACCTCGGTGTTGATGGGAGTCTTGTTCATGACAGGTTCTCCTTGCTAGGGTAAGGGGCAACGACAGAAAGGCTAATGATTTAGAATCATTTTAAATGTAGAGTAGTCACAAGGAGGGTGCCTGTCAAGGGGAAATTCGCGGCGGAGGGCCGGCCGGAACGTTAAATTCCTGGCAAATCTCTGTTGCCTGCGCCTCGGCCCGCTGCCGGGGCAGGCCACCCCTCGACGATGCGCCAGCTGCCTCTCGGATTCCAGATGGTGCCATCAGAAAACGCCGCCGTGTCAGGCACGGCGGCGTTTTCATTGAATGGGGTCGACGTTCGTCTCTGAAGGCTGTTGCCGCGCTCGGTGAGCGACCTTCCGGGAAGCGGCGGCGCTCGCCTTCAGAGCAGGTTGTCGCGGTTGATCAGGAAGGGCACCGCCTCGCGGATGTCCGAGACGCCCAAGATGAACTGGGCCACGCGGGCCATGCCCACGCCCGCGCCGCTGTGAAGCGGAATCTCGCGGTCCTTGTGCGCGTCCAGGTACCAGGCGAAGTCCTCGTCCTTGCCACCCAGCGCGATCAGCCGCTCATACATGGCGCTCGTCTTCAGGCGCCGCTCGATCGTGGCGTGATCGTGCTCGCGCTCCGCGGCCCCGGCCGATTCGCCCGAGAAGGGCAACAGCATGTCGGTCGAGTTCACCACGCGCGGATCCTCGGCGTTCTGCTTCATATTGAAGAACTTGATCGGCAGCGGGTAGTGGGTCAGGAAGCAGGGCCCGTAGATTTCGGTCAGGCGGCGCTCGTGGTTCGCTTTCAGGTCATCGCCCCAGGCCAGCCCCGGAAAGTCCGCCT
Proteins encoded in this region:
- the katG gene encoding catalase/peroxidase HPI; this encodes MVRRTLLAVAILAGTVSPLALTPPALARTMTVQDWWPERLDLAPLRQHSAESNPLGENFDYAKEFKSLDLAAVKKDLRALMTRSQDWWPADYGHYGPFFVRMAWHAAGTYRSGDGRGGADGGQLRFEAQNSWPDNTNLDKARRLLWPIKQKYGRKISWADLMVLTGNVAMESMGFKTFGFAGGRIDQWEPDMVYWGPEKEFLADQRHKGDRQLEKPLGAVQMGLIYVNPEGPNGNGDPLSAARDIRETFGRMAMNDEETVALIAGGHTFGKAHGAHAPAGNVGPEPAAAPVEAQGFGWHNRRGKGNAEDTVTSGLEGAWTAAPTQFTMMYLNNLFGFDWVKTRSPAGALQWIPANGQAAGTVPDAHVANRRHAPVMLTTDLALKEDPSYRVIAQRFQKDPKAFELAFAKAWFKLTHRDMGPRTRYLGPEAPKEVLNWQDPVPAVKHPLVTAQDVAQLKAKILKSGLTTAQLVKAAWASASTFRDTDFRGGANGGRVRLDPQRGWEVNDPQELATVLKRLESIQSAFNKAHAGKQQISMADMVVLGGATAIEQAAKKGGVTVQVPFKPGRGDAVQTQTDVRTFAYLKPTADGFRNYYTKDSRLSPAEMLVDKADTLSLTVPETTVLVGGLRVLGANSGNSAHGVFTARPGTLSNDFFVNLLDMSTKWSKSASEGLYEGHDRKSGKRRWTATPVDLIFGSNSELRAVSEVYAANDGREKFVRDFVAAWSKVMELDRN
- the ahpF gene encoding alkyl hydroperoxide reductase subunit F; amino-acid sequence: MLDAALQAQLAAYLEKLRHPIELLAALDDSATAQELRAMLTTIAGLSPQVSWREQTGAVRQPGFSVARPGEAPRIHFAGLPTGHEFTSLVLALLHTGGHPPKLSDDQVARIQRLAGPKQFEVFIALSCHNCPDVVQALNTMAALNPEIQVTMVDGGLHREEVAARDIMGVPAVFLNGQPFSQGRTSLEEILDKLDGGAAEQEAARLSQEAPFDVLVVGGGPAGAAAAIYAARKGIRTGVVADRFGGQLLDTVGIENFISVKHTEGERLARSLEEHVRTYDVPVFTAQRAEALEPGQGLHTVRLASGAALRAKTVILATGARWRELQVPGESTYRTKGVTFCPHCDGPVFQGKRVAVVGGGNSGVEAAIDLAGLVAHVTLLEFGEALRADAVLQQKLHSLPNVTVLLNAQTTEVVGDGQRVTGLVYTDRSQGVSHRLELEGVFVQIGLVPNTAWLKDTLQLSRHGEIEVDARGQTSVPGVFAAGDCTTVPYKQIIIAMGEGTKASLSAFDHLIRTSLPQAS
- the ahpC gene encoding alkyl hydroperoxide reductase subunit C, whose protein sequence is MNKTPINTEVLPFRAQAYHNGAFVEVTEANLKGKWSVVFFYPADFTFVCPTELGDLADRYAEFQKLGVEIYGVSTDTHFTHKAWHDASETIRKIKYPLVGDPTGTITRNFGVMIEEAGLAERGTFVIDPAGKIQMVEISAGGVGRDAGELLRKIKAAQYVASHPGEVCPAKWQEGQATLAPSLDLVGKI